One genomic segment of Arachis duranensis cultivar V14167 chromosome 4, aradu.V14167.gnm2.J7QH, whole genome shotgun sequence includes these proteins:
- the LOC107484048 gene encoding beta-amyrin 24-hydroxylase yields MPDIQVYLVLFLLWFISTILIKSLFTKTQSLRLPPGPPISLPLLGHAPYLRSLLHQALYKLSLRYGPLIHVLIGSKHVVVASSAEMAKQILKTNEESFCNRPIMIASESLTYGAADYFFIPYGTYWRFLKKLCMNELLSGRTLEHFVDTRQDEVEAFVRNILEISKTGKPIEMRHELIRHTNNIISRMTMGKKSIKSGDEVARLRKVIREVGELLGAFNLGDIVGFMRPFDLQGFGKKNWETHHQLDVMMEQVLKEHEEARSKSDSDRKKDLFDILLDLIEADGDNKLTRESAKAFALDMFIAGTNGPASVLEWSLAELIRNPHALKKAREEIDSVVGKDRLVKESDIPNLHYLQAVVKETLRLHPPTPIFAREALRSCQVEGYDIPQYSKIFINAWAIGRDPNHWDNALEYLPERFLQTEEPGKSKIDVRGQYYQLLPFGSGRRSCPGTSLALLVIQGTLASLIQCFDWVVNDGKNNEVDMSEEGRVTVFLAKPLKCKPVARFAPFSSA; encoded by the exons ATGCCCGATATTCAAGTCTACCTTGTGTTGTTCCTTCTATGGTTCATCTCCAccattttaattaaatctttattcACAAAAACCCAAAGTCTTAGGCTACCCCCAGGTCCCCCAATTTCCTTGCCGCTTCTTGGGCACGCTCCTTACCTCCGATCCCTCCTTCACCAAGCGCTATACAAGCTATCACTGCGCTATGGACCCCTTATTCATGTTCTCATTGGTTCCAAGCACGTCGTGGTTGCTTCGTCAGCAGAAATGGCGAAGCAAATCCTTAAGACCAATGAGGAATCCTTTTGCAACCGGCCAATCATGATCGCGAGTGAGAGCTTGACGTATGGTGCGGCCGACTACTTCTTCATTCCGTACGGAACATACTGGAGGTTCCTGAAGAAGCTCTGCATGAACGAGCTCCTCAGTGGGAGAACCCTAGAACATTTCGTTGACACTCGCCAAGACGAAGTGGAGGCGTTTGTGAGGAACATTCTAGAAATATCTAAGACCGGTAAGCCGATCGAGATGAGGCACGAGTTGATAAGGCACACAAATAACATAATTTCGAGGATGACAATGGGAAAGAAGAGCATCAAGAGCGGCGACGAGGTTGCgaggttgaggaaggtgattaGGGAAGTTGGGGAGCTTCTTGGAGCGTTTAATTTGGGGGATATAGTTGGCTTCATGAGGCCTTTTGATCTTCAAGGGTTTGGGAAGAAGAACTGGGAAACACATCACCAATTGGATGTAATGATGGAGCAGGTTTTGAAGGAGCACGAAGAGGCAAGGTCAAAGTCTGATAGTGACAGGAAGAAGGATCTCTTTGACATTCTCTTGGACCTAATTGAAGCAGATGGTGATAATAAACTCACTAGAGAAAGTGCCAAAGCCTTCGCCTTG GACATGTTCATTGCCGGGACTAATGGGCCAGCAAGTGTGTTAGAGTGGTCACTGGCAGAGCTCATAAGGAACCCACACGCATTAAAGAAGGCAAGAGAAGAAATCGATTCTGTAGTTGGGAAGGACAGACTGGTGAAAGAATCAGATATACCAAATCTGCATTATCTCCAAGCAGTAGTCAAAGAAACTCTGAGGCTTCACCCACCAACACCGATCTTCGCAAGAGAAGCCTTAAGAAGCTGCCAAGTCGAAGGCTATGACATTCCTCAGTATTCCAAGATCTTTATCAATGCTTGGGCCATTGGAAGGGACCCAAACCACTGGGACAACGCGCTCGAGTACCTTCCTGAGAGGTTCTTGCAAACGGAAGAACCTGGAAAGAGTAAAATCGATGTCAGGGGCCAATACTATCAGTTACTGCCTTTTGGGAGTGGAAGAAGAAGCTGCCCTGGCACCTCACTTGCATTGCTTGTTATACAAGGAACACTGGCGAGTTTGATTCAGTGCTTTGATTGGGTTGTTAATGATGGAAAAAATAATGAGGTTGATATGTCCGAGGAAGGAAGGGTAACTGTGTTTTTGGCAAAGCCGTTAAAGTGCAAGCCTGTTGCTCGCTTTGCTCCATTCTCATCGGCgtga